One Coffea arabica cultivar ET-39 chromosome 5c, Coffea Arabica ET-39 HiFi, whole genome shotgun sequence DNA window includes the following coding sequences:
- the LOC113690971 gene encoding protein NUCLEAR FUSION DEFECTIVE 6, mitochondrial-like isoform X4 yields MAISAASAAARSIFRSSSVRNAAARVTSKAKPSRSPFSSPSRTPLSHRVFRSPVEMSACVESIQPYHTATASALMTSLLTVSRCSYAWLPEDK; encoded by the exons ATGGCAATCTCTGCCGCATCTGCAGCGGCCAGATCCATTTTCCGATCATCTTCAGTCCGCAATGCCGCCGCTCGTGTCACCTCCAAAGCCAAGCCATCTCGTTCCCCCTTCTCTTCGCCTTCACGAACCCCTCTGTCTCATCGAGTTTTCAG GTCACCGGTGGAAATGAGTGCTTGTGTAGAGTCGATTCAGCCATACCACACCGCCACCGCATCGGCTTTGATGACTTCGCTGCTCACCGTCTCTCGTTGCAGCTACGCTTGGCTTCCTGAAG ATAAGTAG
- the LOC113690971 gene encoding protein NUCLEAR FUSION DEFECTIVE 6, mitochondrial-like isoform X3, producing the protein MAISAASAAARSIFRSSSVRNAAARVTSKAKPSRSPFSSPSRTPLSHRVFRSPVEMSACVESIQPYHTATASALMTSLLTVSRCSYAWLPEACNDDV; encoded by the exons ATGGCAATCTCTGCCGCATCTGCAGCGGCCAGATCCATTTTCCGATCATCTTCAGTCCGCAATGCCGCCGCTCGTGTCACCTCCAAAGCCAAGCCATCTCGTTCCCCCTTCTCTTCGCCTTCACGAACCCCTCTGTCTCATCGAGTTTTCAG GTCACCGGTGGAAATGAGTGCTTGTGTAGAGTCGATTCAGCCATACCACACCGCCACCGCATCGGCTTTGATGACTTCGCTGCTCACCGTCTCTCGTTGCAGCTACGCTTGGCTTCCTGAAG CTTGCAACGATGATGTATGA
- the LOC113690971 gene encoding protein NUCLEAR FUSION DEFECTIVE 6, mitochondrial-like isoform X2, translated as MAISAASAAARSIFRSSSVRNAAARVTSKAKPSRSPFSSPSRTPLSHRVFRSPVEMSACVESIQPYHTATASALMTSLLTVSRCSYAWLPEACTDDM; from the exons ATGGCAATCTCTGCCGCATCTGCAGCGGCCAGATCCATTTTCCGATCATCTTCAGTCCGCAATGCCGCCGCTCGTGTCACCTCCAAAGCCAAGCCATCTCGTTCCCCCTTCTCTTCGCCTTCACGAACCCCTCTGTCTCATCGAGTTTTCAG GTCACCGGTGGAAATGAGTGCTTGTGTAGAGTCGATTCAGCCATACCACACCGCCACCGCATCGGCTTTGATGACTTCGCTGCTCACCGTCTCTCGTTGCAGCTACGCTTGGCTTCCTGAAG CTTGCACTGATGATATGTGA
- the LOC113690971 gene encoding protein NUCLEAR FUSION DEFECTIVE 6, mitochondrial-like isoform X1 — MAISAASAAARSIFRSSSVRNAAARVTSKAKPSRSPFSSPSRTPLSHRVFRSPVEMSACVESIQPYHTATASALMTSLLTVSRCSYAWLPEGYDKTR, encoded by the exons ATGGCAATCTCTGCCGCATCTGCAGCGGCCAGATCCATTTTCCGATCATCTTCAGTCCGCAATGCCGCCGCTCGTGTCACCTCCAAAGCCAAGCCATCTCGTTCCCCCTTCTCTTCGCCTTCACGAACCCCTCTGTCTCATCGAGTTTTCAG GTCACCGGTGGAAATGAGTGCTTGTGTAGAGTCGATTCAGCCATACCACACCGCCACCGCATCGGCTTTGATGACTTCGCTGCTCACCGTCTCTCGTTGCAGCTACGCTTGGCTTCCTGAAG GCTATGACAAGACTAGATGA
- the LOC113689034 gene encoding uncharacterized protein, whose translation MKVKVISRSTDEFTRERSQDLQRVFRNFDPNLRTQEKATEYVRALNAAKLEKIFARPFIGAMDGHIDTVSCMAKNPNHLKGIFSGSMDGDIRLWDLATRRTVCQFSGHQGAVRGLTASTDGRVLVSCGTDCTVRLWKVPVATVMESEESLHNSSEPLAVYVWKNAFWAVDHQWDGNLFATAGAQVDIWDHDRSQPVNSFEWGKDTVVSVRFNPGEPNVLATSASDRSITIYDLRMSSPARRVVMRTKTNSISWNPMEPMNFTAANEDCNCYSYDARKLDEAKCVHQDHVSAVMDIDYSPTGREFVTGSYDRTVRIFQYNGGHSREIYHTKRMQRVFCVKFSCDASYVISGSDDTNLRLWKAKASEQLGVLLPRERKKHEYLEAVKNRYKHLPEVKRIVRHRHLPKPIYKAASLRRIMADAARRKEDRRRAHSAPGSRPKEAFRKKRILQEVE comes from the exons ATGAAGGTGAAAGTGATATCGCGTTCTACAGATGAATTCACCCGTGAAAGAAGCCAGGACCTCCAG AGGGTTTTCCGGAATTTTGATCCCAATCTTCGAACCCAAGAGAAAGCAACTGAGTATGTCCGTGCCCTCAATGCAGCTAAACTTGAAAAG ATATTTGCGAGGCCCTTTATTGGAGCAATGGATGGGCATATTGATACAGTGTCATGTATGGCGAAAAACCCGAATCACTTAAAAGGGATTTTTTCGGGTTCTATGGATGGAG ATATACGCCTTTGGGATTTGGCTACGAG ACGAACTGTTTGCCAATTTTCTGGACATCAAGGGGCAGTACGTGGTTTAACAGCATCTACTGATGGTCGTGTTCTGGTATCATGTGGAACTGATTGCAC GGTGCGGCTTTGGAAAGTGCCTGTTGCTACTGTTATGGAGTCAGAAGAATCATTGCATAACTCATCCGAG CCTCTAGCAGTTTATGTGTGGAAGAATGCATTCTG GGCTGTTGATCATCAATGGGATGGTAACCTATTTGCCACAGCTGGTGCTCAGGTTGATATTTGGGACCATGACAG GTCCCAGCCAGTGAACAGTTTTGAATGGGGAAAAGATACAGTTGTATCTGTTCGGTTTAATCCTGGAGAACCTAATGTACTTGCAACGTCAGCCAG TGACCGAAGCATAACAATATACGATCTACGGATGTCATCCCCGGCAAGAAGGGTTGTAATGAGG ACAAAAACTAATTCTATATCATGGAATCCCATGGAGCCAATGAATTTCACAGCT GCAAATGAAGATTGCAACTGCTACAGCTATGATGCTAGAAAATTGGATGAGGCCAAGTGTGTGCATCAAGATCACGTTTCTGCAGT TATGGATATTGATTACTCACCAACTGGTCGGGAATTTGTAACAGGATCTTATGATAGAACA GTGAGAATATTCCAGTATAATGGTGGCCACAGCAGGGAAATCTATCATACTAAAAGAATGCAAAG GGTATTTTGCGTCAAGTTCAGTTGTGATGCAAGCTATGTTATTTCAGGCAGTGATGACACCAATCTTCGACTTTGGAAAGCTAAGGCATCCGAGCAATTGGGAGTT CTTTTACCGAGAGAGCGTAAGAAACACGAGTATCTGGAGGCTGTCAAGAATCGTTACAAGCACCTTCCTGAAGTTAAACGTATTGTCAG GCACAGGCACTTGCCAAAACCAATATATAAGGCAGCCTCTCTCAGACGTATTATGGCTGACGCTGCAAGAAGGAAAGAAGACAGGAGGAGAGCTCACAGTGCACCCGGAAGCAGGCCCAAAGAGGCCTTCCGCAAGAAAAGAATTCTTCAGGAAGTTGAATGA
- the LOC113689514 gene encoding uncharacterized protein isoform X1 has protein sequence MGRNRVYGSLEEARAEKNRRSREQRAAARRGTKNDAPLGVCTLAVTAFNIHDPNAVNQPNMGVVESSLGSGLVLPFAENNAEHLRAENQGDVSRSAGNGASEVPTTNSDAGESSLHRRRRCTRRSVTNPLTTIITEPAVLPSNENEQNVCASIADGANEIPSTNLDAGESSLCRQRRSRKRAVTDPLTTIATEPAVLPDVPSCPYCHAKRFHQEPPSFCCASGEVQLLPTEMPRELMLLYIEDSDEAAEFRRCVRSYNNMFAFTSIGIHSDKSLAANYNGVYTFRIQGQMYHYINPLIPEDGEKPRNLQLYFVDTDHETTQRLSISSRFQETLVTKLEEILKINPYSAFFRGLQDLPGIDDYKIVLDTTPAVDQRVFNKPTVSQVGAIWTESTNSEHVNSKHIQIYGKNGQTQIVKHYFACHDSLQYPLIFANGEPGWHLGIEKIRHPDKSNITSVTCEGETVITATTATTATAIIDAENRAINQRKRKRNTVSCREYYCYKLQIRDADRSMLLHIGRLLQQYVVDVYVKIESIRLDFHRGRSKQARLRTEIYQGIVDSISSGESSSSSIGKRIFLPASFIGGPRDMRRRYMDAMSLVQRYGKPDIFLTMTCNKNWPEIKKLLLPTDKVENRPDLIARVFRAKLQQLKDELLKKNIFIITHETIPRPLH, from the exons ATGGGTCGAAATAGAGTATATGGAAGTTTGGAAGAGGCTCGTGCTGAGAAAAATCGAAGGAGCCGCGAGCAACGTGCTGCTGCTCGGCGTGGGACAAAGAATGATGCGCCATTAGGAGTGTGTACATTAGCTGTCACGGCTTTTAATATACATGACCCAAATGCTGTGAATCAGCCAAATATGGGTGTCGTTGAATCTTCATTAGGTTCGGGCTTAGTATTGCCATTTGCAGAGAACAATGCAGAGCACCTTCGAGCT GAAAATCAAGGAGATGTATCTAGGTCTGCTGGTAATGGTGCTAGCGAGGTTCCAACAACTAATTCAGATGCGGGTGAATCATCTTTGCATAGGCGACGTCGGTGTACAAGACGCTCTGTGACTAATCCATTGACCACAATAATTACAGAGCCTGCAGTATTGCCCAGTAAT gaaaatgaacaaaatgTCTGTGCGTCTATTGCTGATGGTGCTAACGAGATTCCATCAACTAATTTAGATGCTGGTGAATCGTCATTGTGTAGGCAACGTCGGTCTAGAAAACGAGCTGTGACTGATCCATTAACTACAATAGCTACAGAACCTGCTGTATTGCCTGATGTTCCAAGTTGTCCATATTGTCATGCAAAACGATTTCATCAGGAACCTCCTAGTTTTTGCTGTGCCTCCGGTGAGGTACAGTTATTACCTACTGAGATGCCGAGAGAACTTATGCTATTATATATAGAAGACTCTGATGAGGCTGCTGAGTTTCGCAGATGTGTTAGAAGTTATAATAACATGTTTGCATTCACTTCGATTGGTATCCATTCTGATAAATCTTTGGCTGCAAACTACAATGGAGTTTATACATTTCGAATCCAGGGACAAATGTATCATTATATTAATCCACTTATTCCAGAGGATGGTGAGAAGCCACGGAACTTGCAACTTTACTTTGTTGACACTGACCATGAAACAACACAGCGGCTCTCAATCTCAAGTAGATTTCAAGAAACACTGGTGACAAAGCTTGAGGAAATCTTAAAGATTAATCCTTACTCTGCATTTTTCCGAGGATTACAAGATTTGCCAGGCATAGATGATTATAAGATTGTACTTGACACCACGCCTGCTGTAGATCAACGAGTTTTCAATAAACCTACTGTGTCGCAAGTAGGAGCCATTTGGACCGAGAGCACAAATTCTGAACATGTTAACTCTAAACATATACAAATTTATGGAAAGAATGGTCAAACGCAGATTGTTAAGCATTATTTTGCTTGTCATGATTCGTTGCAATATCCTCTTATCTTTGCAAATGGAGAGCCAGGTTGGCATCTAGGGATTGAAAAAATCCGTCATCCAGATAAGAGCAATATTACATCAGTGACCTGTGAGGGAGAAACTGTTATAACTGCAACTACAGCAACGACGGCAACTGCTATCATTGATGCAGAAAATAGAG CTAttaaccaaagaaaaagaaagcgcAACACAGTTTCATGTCGTGAGTATTATTGCTACAAATTGCAAATCCGAGATGCTGATCGATCAATGTTATTACATATAGGGAGATTACTGCAGCAATATGTAGTCGATGTCTATGTCAAGATTGAGTCAATCAGATTAGATTTCCACAGAGGAAGAAGCAAACAGGCTCGACTTCGAACAGAGATTTATCAAGGCATAGTTGATAGTATTTCCAGTGGTGAATCATCATCATCGAGTATTGGTAAACGTATTTTTCTGCCAGCTTCATTCATTGGTGGCCCTCGAGATATGCGTCGACGATATATGGATGCTATGTCTTTGGTTCAGCGATATGGAAAACCAGATATCTTTTTGACGATGACCTGCAACAAGAATTGGCCTGAGATTAAAAAATTGCTTTTGCCAACTGACAAAGTTGAGAATAGGCCAGATTTAATAGCTCGAGTTTTCCGTGCAAAGCTTCAACAACTGAAAGATGAACTTCTGAAAAAGAACATATTTATTATAACGCACGAAACCATTCCGAGACCATTACACTAG
- the LOC113689514 gene encoding uncharacterized protein isoform X2 yields MGRNRVYGSLEEARAEKNRRSREQRAAARRGTKNDAPLGVCTLAVTAFNIHDPNAVNQPNMGVVESSLGSGLVLPFAENNAEHLRAENQGDVSRSAGNGASEVPTTNSDAGESSLHRRRRCTRRSVTNPLTTIITEPAVLPSNENEQNVCASIADGANEIPSTNLDAGESSLCRQRRSRKRAVTDPLTTIATEPAVLPDVPSCPYCHAKRFHQEPPSFCCASGEVQLLPTEMPRELMLLYIEDSDEAAEFRRCVRSYNNMFAFTSIGIHSDKSLAANYNGVYTFRIQGQMYHYINPLIPEDGEKPRNLQLYFVDTDHETTQRLSISSRFQETLVTKLEEILKINPYSAFFRGLQDLPGIDDYKIVLDTTPAVDQRVFNKPTVSQVGAIWTESTNSEHVNSKHIQIYGKNGQTQIVKHYFACHDSLQYPLIFANGEPGWHLGIEKIRHPDKSNITSVTCEGETVITATTATTATAIIDAENRGRLLQQYVVDVYVKIESIRLDFHRGRSKQARLRTEIYQGIVDSISSGESSSSSIGKRIFLPASFIGGPRDMRRRYMDAMSLVQRYGKPDIFLTMTCNKNWPEIKKLLLPTDKVENRPDLIARVFRAKLQQLKDELLKKNIFIITHETIPRPLH; encoded by the exons ATGGGTCGAAATAGAGTATATGGAAGTTTGGAAGAGGCTCGTGCTGAGAAAAATCGAAGGAGCCGCGAGCAACGTGCTGCTGCTCGGCGTGGGACAAAGAATGATGCGCCATTAGGAGTGTGTACATTAGCTGTCACGGCTTTTAATATACATGACCCAAATGCTGTGAATCAGCCAAATATGGGTGTCGTTGAATCTTCATTAGGTTCGGGCTTAGTATTGCCATTTGCAGAGAACAATGCAGAGCACCTTCGAGCT GAAAATCAAGGAGATGTATCTAGGTCTGCTGGTAATGGTGCTAGCGAGGTTCCAACAACTAATTCAGATGCGGGTGAATCATCTTTGCATAGGCGACGTCGGTGTACAAGACGCTCTGTGACTAATCCATTGACCACAATAATTACAGAGCCTGCAGTATTGCCCAGTAAT gaaaatgaacaaaatgTCTGTGCGTCTATTGCTGATGGTGCTAACGAGATTCCATCAACTAATTTAGATGCTGGTGAATCGTCATTGTGTAGGCAACGTCGGTCTAGAAAACGAGCTGTGACTGATCCATTAACTACAATAGCTACAGAACCTGCTGTATTGCCTGATGTTCCAAGTTGTCCATATTGTCATGCAAAACGATTTCATCAGGAACCTCCTAGTTTTTGCTGTGCCTCCGGTGAGGTACAGTTATTACCTACTGAGATGCCGAGAGAACTTATGCTATTATATATAGAAGACTCTGATGAGGCTGCTGAGTTTCGCAGATGTGTTAGAAGTTATAATAACATGTTTGCATTCACTTCGATTGGTATCCATTCTGATAAATCTTTGGCTGCAAACTACAATGGAGTTTATACATTTCGAATCCAGGGACAAATGTATCATTATATTAATCCACTTATTCCAGAGGATGGTGAGAAGCCACGGAACTTGCAACTTTACTTTGTTGACACTGACCATGAAACAACACAGCGGCTCTCAATCTCAAGTAGATTTCAAGAAACACTGGTGACAAAGCTTGAGGAAATCTTAAAGATTAATCCTTACTCTGCATTTTTCCGAGGATTACAAGATTTGCCAGGCATAGATGATTATAAGATTGTACTTGACACCACGCCTGCTGTAGATCAACGAGTTTTCAATAAACCTACTGTGTCGCAAGTAGGAGCCATTTGGACCGAGAGCACAAATTCTGAACATGTTAACTCTAAACATATACAAATTTATGGAAAGAATGGTCAAACGCAGATTGTTAAGCATTATTTTGCTTGTCATGATTCGTTGCAATATCCTCTTATCTTTGCAAATGGAGAGCCAGGTTGGCATCTAGGGATTGAAAAAATCCGTCATCCAGATAAGAGCAATATTACATCAGTGACCTGTGAGGGAGAAACTGTTATAACTGCAACTACAGCAACGACGGCAACTGCTATCATTGATGCAGAAAATAGAG GGAGATTACTGCAGCAATATGTAGTCGATGTCTATGTCAAGATTGAGTCAATCAGATTAGATTTCCACAGAGGAAGAAGCAAACAGGCTCGACTTCGAACAGAGATTTATCAAGGCATAGTTGATAGTATTTCCAGTGGTGAATCATCATCATCGAGTATTGGTAAACGTATTTTTCTGCCAGCTTCATTCATTGGTGGCCCTCGAGATATGCGTCGACGATATATGGATGCTATGTCTTTGGTTCAGCGATATGGAAAACCAGATATCTTTTTGACGATGACCTGCAACAAGAATTGGCCTGAGATTAAAAAATTGCTTTTGCCAACTGACAAAGTTGAGAATAGGCCAGATTTAATAGCTCGAGTTTTCCGTGCAAAGCTTCAACAACTGAAAGATGAACTTCTGAAAAAGAACATATTTATTATAACGCACGAAACCATTCCGAGACCATTACACTAG
- the LOC113691131 gene encoding uncharacterized protein: protein MAPLAKNVSILLLVLLLSSVHTGARVSKHVPIVAAPVLAPSISPAPAPAPITSDISFAPTYLEVPAPAPAPIESTDHPYGLYGGVSTVSPTKKTTTTALGNEEDEIPEINNERLAENNAGNQYSNGYPNNYNNNGYSNNYNNNGYSNRYNSNGYSNRYNSNGYSNSYNSNGYSNNYNNNGYSNNYNSNGYSNSVYNNNNGYSNSYRNEKQGMSDTRFLENGKYYYDVNNENLNQNGYESVKKNSNAEGYYGNGEKSKYEFDSMGEYEKQQGYPGTEKYYNP from the coding sequence ATGGCTCCCTTGGCTAAAAATGTCTCCATTCTCTTGCTTGTTCTCCTTCTTTCCTCTGTTCATACTGGGGCTAGAGTAAGCAAGCATGTCCCTATAGTGGCAGCACCAGTGCTAGCACCATCAATTTCTCCAGCACCAGCACCAGCACCTATAACTAGTGACATCAGCTTTGCACCAACATATCTAGAAGTTCCCGCACCAGCACCAGCACCAATTGAGAGTACTGACCATCCCTATGGCCTCTATGGCGGTGTTTCTACTGTTTCTCCCACAAAAAAGACCACGACCACCGCCCTTGGCAATGAGGAAGATGAAATTCCGGAAATCAACAACGAAAGGCTCGCAGAAAACAATGCCGGGAATCAATACTCCAATGGTTACCCCAACAATTACAACAACAATGGCTACTCCAACAACTACAACAATAATGGATACTCCAACAGGTACAACAGCAATGGCTACTCCAACAGGTACAACAGCAATGGCTACTCCAACAGTTACAACAGCAATGGCTACTCCAACAACTACAACAATAATGGCTACTCCAACAACTACAACAGCAATGGCTATTCGAATTCAGTCTACAATAACAACAATGGATATAGCAATAGCTACAGGAATGAGAAACAAGGGATGAGTGACACAAGGTTCTTGGAGAATGGTAAGTACTATTATGATGTTAACAATGAGAATCTGAATCAAAATGGGTATGAATCAGTGAAGAAAAATAGCAATGCTGAAGGTTACTACGGTAACGGTGAAAAGTCCAAGTATGAGTTTGATTCCATGGGAGAATATGAGAAGCAACAGGGATATCCAGGCACAGAAAAGTACTATAATCCTTGA